GGGCGCACCGGAGCTTTGCCAGCTTTCGGGCGATGATCCGCTCGTTCTGGCAGGTTATGCGCTGGGTCAGGTGGGTTGCATCTCGGTAACGGCGAACGTCGCGCCGCGACTATGTGCGGATTTCCACGCCGCCGCTGCCGAAGGCGATTTCGAAACCGCGCGCACGCTTAATGAAAAGCTCTATCCGCTTCACGCCGCCATGTTCGCCGATGCCTCCCCCGCGCCGGCAAAATATGCGCTGAGCAAGCTGTTCGACTGGTTCAGCCCCGATGTGCGCCTGCCCATCGCGCCCTGCTCCGATGCAGCCAAAGCGAAGGTGGACGAGGCCATGGCTGGTGCCGGGATCGGATAAACGATTGCCCGTTCCGGCTGCGGTTTTCCGAACGCGCTTATGCCAGACGGGACATTGCAGAGCTGCTTGGAGACTTTACCCGCTCAATAACTGTGTCGGCTTTCAGCCCGCTAGCCGGTGCGGAAAGCGGATTTGGCTTTGCAAAATTCGCGCCACGAAGCGGGAAAGGATTTGACGCCGTGACCATGAAAAAATTGATTTCGCTCTTGGTGCTTTTGAGCTTCGGGGCAGCGTGCAGTTCACCAGAACAGGACGCTGAAAGCGCTCCGGCTGCGGAAGAGGAAGCAGTGGTTGAACCGGCCATCACCGGCCCGGACGAAAGCGCGCTCGATGCCGACGACGTGGCGTCACGCTTCCAGCTCCCGGCGGTGGACACGCCCTATAATGAGGCGCGCGATGCTTTGCTTGCGGCGGGCTACGGGCCCAGCATCGGGCAGTGCAGCGGTATCGGAATCCAGACTTGCGATGACTTTCCCGAGATCGACAATTGTTCGGGCACCGGCGCGGGCTTTTGCGACATGACCATGCAGCGCCCCGGTGAATGCGTGGCCATCGTGACGAGCGGCGGGCCTCCGCAGATTGACGGCGGCACGGCCGTCATCGCATCCATCGAACTTCGTCAGGAGAGCTGCGAGCGCGAACCGCTCTTTCCGCAAGACGACGCCTGAACGAAGGGGTAGCGGCGGGGCTTTGCTTTTGCTGGCGGCGCGCCTACATGCGCCCACCTGATGGCTCGCCCCAAACCCCCCACATTCGACAAGCAGAAAGTCGTCGCCGAAAACCGCAAGGCGCGGCACAACTACTTCATCGAAGAAAAGTTCGAGGCGGGCCTCGCCCTGCAAGGCACCGAGGTGAAGGCATTGCGCGCGGGCGAGGGCAGCATCGCCGAAAGCTACGCCGAGGTGAAGGACGGGCAGGTCTTCCTCGTCAACGCGACCATCCCCGAATACAGCCACGGTAACCGCCAGAACCACGAGCCAAAGCGCCCGCGCAAGCTGTTGCTGCACACGCGCGAGATCGACAAAATGCTGGGCGCGGTGGAGCGGAAGGGCATGACGCTGGTGCCGCTGTCCATTTATTTCAACGGCAAGGGCCGCGCGAAGGTGGAGCTGGCGCTGGCCAAGGGCAAGCAGGCGCACGACAAGCGCGCCACCATCAAGGATCGCGACTGGAAGCGCGACAAGGCCCGCATCATGAAAGAGAATAGCTGAGCGTGCACCCCCGGATTTGGAGGCCGGAACCTTTGCAAAAGCCGTTAAGCGGTGGTTGTTATCCTTTCGGCTAATCCCACCTAGGAACGAGCGAGAAAAGGTGTATTGGCCGCCCCATGGCAAGCAAGGTGACAGACTGGCTTAAGCGACGCCTTCCCGCGCTGCCCAAGCGTGAGGAGATGGCGAAGAATCGCTGGCTCTCCCCTGTCGCCGGAACCATTGCCCGCTCCGAACTGTGGCGCTTCACGCGCCGCAGCGTGCCGCGCGGCGTGGCGCTGGGCGTTTTCGCCGCTTTCATAATTCCGCTGGGCCAGACCTTGCTGGCGGTCGTGCTGGCGCTTCCGTCGCGGGCGAATTTGCCGCTGGCGGCTGTCACCACGCTCATCACCAATCCCTTCACCATCGCCTTCTGGGCGGTGATCGCCAACCGCGTGGGCAATTTTGTGCTGAAAATCGACGCCGAAACGGGCGGCATGGCGGGCGAGAGCATGCGCAGCGGCTGGTTGCAGGAATTTGCACAATGGGCGTCGCTGGCGGGCGTGACGGCGTTCGGCTTCCTAGTCCTTGCCATCGTCGGGGCGGCACTCGGTTATCTTATCGCGGGCTTCGCCTGGCGCTTCGTCGTCGCCAAGAAATGGGGCAGGCGCGGTTTGAAAGACAAGGCGCTGGCTCCAGCCGAGTGACCTTTCCCCGTTTTTCACACACCGATGGCCTGTGAACGCTAGGGCTGCGGCACGGCAAATGCTACGGATCCGTCCATGAGTTTGGGCCAAGTGCAGGAATCGCGGCGTCTGGTCGATGTCATCGCCGTGGCAGCGGCGGTGCTGGCCAGCATCGCGCTGATCCAGTTTGCTACCGATAACAGCACAGTGACGCTGGCCTATGCCGGCGGATTGACCGTGCTCGGCTTTATCGCCTTTGCCGCCGGTCGCGCGCGGGGCGGCAGCACGGTGCAGGCCGAGCCTGAAACCGCCGATTGGTCCGTCACGGTCGCGGCGATCGAGCGGACGGACCTTGCCATCGCCGTTA
This sequence is a window from Aurantiacibacter gangjinensis. Protein-coding genes within it:
- the smpB gene encoding SsrA-binding protein SmpB: MARPKPPTFDKQKVVAENRKARHNYFIEEKFEAGLALQGTEVKALRAGEGSIAESYAEVKDGQVFLVNATIPEYSHGNRQNHEPKRPRKLLLHTREIDKMLGAVERKGMTLVPLSIYFNGKGRAKVELALAKGKQAHDKRATIKDRDWKRDKARIMKENS
- a CDS encoding DUF2062 domain-containing protein, which gives rise to MASKVTDWLKRRLPALPKREEMAKNRWLSPVAGTIARSELWRFTRRSVPRGVALGVFAAFIIPLGQTLLAVVLALPSRANLPLAAVTTLITNPFTIAFWAVIANRVGNFVLKIDAETGGMAGESMRSGWLQEFAQWASLAGVTAFGFLVLAIVGAALGYLIAGFAWRFVVAKKWGRRGLKDKALAPAE